Genomic DNA from Mycobacterium stomatepiae:
AGAGCTCGAAGAGCAGTTCGTAGGTGTAGTCCTTGAGTTCGGCGCGCTTGTCGTCGTCGACGAGCGCCAAACCGCGCTGGAACTTGTAGCCGATGTAGTAGCCGTGGACGGCCTCGTCGCGGATGATCAGCCGGATCATGTCGGCGGTGTTGGTCAGCTTGGCCCGGCTCGACCAGTACATGGGCAGGTAGAAGCCGGAGTAGAAGAGGAAGCTTTCCAGCAGCGTGGAGGCCACCTTGCGCTTGAGCGGCTCGTCGCCGCGGTAGTACTCCATCACGATCTCCGCCTTGCGCTGCAGGTTCGGGTTCTCCTCCGACCAGCGGAACGCGTCGTCGATCTCGGCCGTCGAGCACAGTGTGGAGAAGATCGAGCTGTAGCTCTTGGCGTGCACCGACTCCATGAACGCGATGTTGGTGTAGACGGCCTGCTCGTGCGGCGTCAGCGAATCGGGAATCAGGCTGACCGCGCCAACGGTGCCCTGGATGGTGTCCAGCAACGTCAACCCGGTGAAGACACGCATCGTGAGCTGTTTCTCGTTGGCGGTCAGCGTCCCCCACGACGGGATGTCATTGGACACCGGCACCTTCTCGGGCAGCCAGAAGTTTCCGGTCAACCGGTCCCAGACCTCGGCGTCCTTCTCGTCTTGCACTCGGTTCCAGTTGATCGCCGAAGCGCGGTCGATCAGCTTCATGTTTTCGGTCACCAGAACCCCACTTCACACGCTGTTTTTGGCTGAGGGACAGTCAGGCTCCAGACACTACCCCTGGGGTAGGACAACCCGTGGCAACACAAGAACTTGTGTTTTGCGTGTCGCGAGTTGGGCCCAGTCGGGGCACTCATGTCGCCTCCAAGATCAATTGTGCGCCTGCTCGGACTGATCCCAATGCGCAAAGTCGGGGGCTAGTCCAGTCCGGCCTCGCGCAAAGTGTGCGTGAGCCCGTCTTCCAGCGCGCGCAGCGCGATGTCGGTCAGGCGGCTCAGCTCGTCTTGGTTTAAGTCGGGGTCCTCCCCGCCCTTGCTCATCCAGGTTTCCAGCGAGGCAAACACCGCAGTAGCCAAACTCTGCGCGGCGATATCGGCGATCATCGCCCCGTCGGCGGTCGGCTGGGACCGTTCGTGGATGAAGCGGGCGATCTCGTCGGCGACCTGATCGCGCATCCGCCGGATGTGCGTGGTGATGATCTCCTGGTCGAGGTCGCGCGACCGGATGGTCGCGGCCTCGCGGACCATCGCGAAGTCAAAAGGGAAGGCGTCCACCGCTTTTCGCACCGACGCGGTGATGGGTTCCCCGTGTGGGCGCAGAGCCAGCGCGCGGGCGAACCATTCGAACCCGATGTCGTAGTCGGCGAAGATCACCGCGTGCTTGGACGGGAAGTGCCGATAGAACGTCCGCTCGGTCACCCCGACGTCGGCGGCGATGTCGGAAACGCTGGTTTGGTGCACGCCGTCGGCGACAAAGCGCTTCATTGCCGCCTGCAGGAGCGCCTGACGGGTGCGCTGACTACGAGATTCCACGCTGCCAGCATCCACTAAATGTCGCCATTGACGCAAATATGTCAGATATGACATTGTGCCTCTGTCGATTCACAGAGGAGTGAGCATGGCGGACTACGACGCGATCGTCATCGGAGCGGGTCACAACGGGTTGGTAGCCGCGAACGTGCTGGCCAAAGGCGGCGCCAAAGTGCTTGTCCTGGAACGGGCACACTTCCTCGGGGGCATGGCCGCGACCCGCGAACTCTTCGACGGCTACAAGCACAGCGTCGGCGCCTGGGCGGTGCTGATCTGGCGTCAGGAGATGACCGAACGCCTGGAACTCACCAAATGGGGCTTCGAGCTGATGGACCAGTGGACGTCGACGTGCACCTTCGGCGACCCCGAGGACACTCCGTTCGTGATGTATAACGACCTCGAACGGATGGGGCGCCATCTCCTCGAGGATCACGGCGCCGACGTCGCCACCGCGCTCGGCGGGCTGTTCGCCCACATCAGGCGCTTCGCACCGTATTTCGTCGACTCGGCGTTCGGCCCGCCGCTCGACATCATCGAGGTGATCTCCTCCCAGCCCACACCCGAGGACCGCCACGACTTCGCCCAGATGTGGTACGGCAGCACGATGGACACGGTCCGCCGCTTCCTGACGCCCGACCAAGGCCGCTGCATTCAGGGCTCGCTGGCCGCGATGTCCATCGACGCGTTCGACGGCGGTCCGTGGACGCCGGGCTCGAATGCGTCGACGCTGTATCACTACCTGATCGGCGGCGGCAACGTCGAATACATCATGCCGCGCGGCGGCATCGGCTCGCTGAGCACCGCATTGTGCCGGCGCGCCGAGTCGCTAGGCGCCGAAGTGCAGCTCAAGCAGCACGTCAAGGAGATCCTGGTCGAGGGCGGGCGTGCCACCGGTGTCCAACTACGCGACGGGACAACGATTTCCGCCGATGTCGTGCTGTCGTCGCTCGACCCCTACACCACGTTCGTGAATCTGGCCGGCGCGCAGAACTTTCCGCCCGACTACATCCGCAAGATCAAGGAGATCAACTTCAACCTGGGATACATCCAGGCTCATCTCACGATTGACCAAGCGCCGCAATGGATCGAACGCCTGCAGCCCTACCTGCAGGACAATGGCCAATGGTGCCCGACCGTCGCATACGCGCCGTCGCCGGAATACATCAGCGACGCCTGGGAGCAATACCGCAAGGGAGAGCTGCCCGATGCCACGCCGACCTATCTGTACATCCCCAGCATGGTCGACTCGTCGCTGGCGCCCGAAGGCAAGCACAGCGCCACGATTTTCACACCCTACTTCCCTACCGGGCTGGACGCCGACGAAAACCGAAGCTGGAAAGAGCAATACGCGGACACCTGCGTGAAGATCTTTGACACGTACGCGCCGGGCTTCGCCGACTCCGTCACCAACCGCGTCGTGTTCTCCAACCGCTACTTCGGCAGCACCTTCAGTGCGCACGCCGGCGACTACGCACACGGCCTACTGCAGCCCAACCAGCTGTGGACCGGCCGCGTCGTCGAGGGAGCCGACAAGTTCGCCACCCCGGTCGACGGGCTCTACCTCTGCGGGCAATGCACCCACCCCGGCCCCGGGGTGACCGGCATCCCCGGATGGAACGGCGCCGAGGCCGCGCTCAAACGCCTCAACGCGCGCGTGGGTCAGGCATAGTCAAGGCCTTTCGAAACATGTACCATCTGGTACATGTTTAACGAAGACAGCATCGCGATCGATGCGGCGCCGCAGTTGGTATGGGATGTCTTCACCGATGTCGAGCACTGGCCGGAGTGGACCGCCTCGGTGACATCCCTGGTCGGCCTCGACGGACCCGACCTCGCGGTCGGCCGCCGGTTCGCGATCAAGCAACCCGGCATGCAGAAGCTGGTCTGGCGGGTCACCGAGATCGACCCGGGCAGGTCCTGGACGTGGGTGCAACGGTCCCCCGGCGTGCTGGTGACCGCGCGCCACCACGTCACCGCCAGCGGCGGTCGCACCCTGGTGCGCCAGCAGCTCGACCAAAGCGGTCCGCTCGGCGCGCTGGTCGGACGGCTGATGGTCAAGAAGACCAAGCGATTTCTCGAACTGGAAGCCCAAGGACTCAAGGCCCGATCGGAGCAGCTCAGCCGAGCCAATGGTCCGCACCCCTGATCTTGCCCGCCGCCGGCAGCTGCTCGACGCATTGATCGACGAG
This window encodes:
- the nrdF gene encoding class 1b ribonucleoside-diphosphate reductase subunit beta, producing MTENMKLIDRASAINWNRVQDEKDAEVWDRLTGNFWLPEKVPVSNDIPSWGTLTANEKQLTMRVFTGLTLLDTIQGTVGAVSLIPDSLTPHEQAVYTNIAFMESVHAKSYSSIFSTLCSTAEIDDAFRWSEENPNLQRKAEIVMEYYRGDEPLKRKVASTLLESFLFYSGFYLPMYWSSRAKLTNTADMIRLIIRDEAVHGYYIGYKFQRGLALVDDDKRAELKDYTYELLFELYDNEVEYTQDLYDEVGLTEDVKKFLRYNANKALMNLGYEALFPRDETDVNPAILSALSPNADENHDFFSGSGSSYVIGKAVVTEDEDWDF
- a CDS encoding TetR/AcrR family transcriptional regulator, translated to MESRSQRTRQALLQAAMKRFVADGVHQTSVSDIAADVGVTERTFYRHFPSKHAVIFADYDIGFEWFARALALRPHGEPITASVRKAVDAFPFDFAMVREAATIRSRDLDQEIITTHIRRMRDQVADEIARFIHERSQPTADGAMIADIAAQSLATAVFASLETWMSKGGEDPDLNQDELSRLTDIALRALEDGLTHTLREAGLD
- a CDS encoding phytoene desaturase family protein, which codes for MADYDAIVIGAGHNGLVAANVLAKGGAKVLVLERAHFLGGMAATRELFDGYKHSVGAWAVLIWRQEMTERLELTKWGFELMDQWTSTCTFGDPEDTPFVMYNDLERMGRHLLEDHGADVATALGGLFAHIRRFAPYFVDSAFGPPLDIIEVISSQPTPEDRHDFAQMWYGSTMDTVRRFLTPDQGRCIQGSLAAMSIDAFDGGPWTPGSNASTLYHYLIGGGNVEYIMPRGGIGSLSTALCRRAESLGAEVQLKQHVKEILVEGGRATGVQLRDGTTISADVVLSSLDPYTTFVNLAGAQNFPPDYIRKIKEINFNLGYIQAHLTIDQAPQWIERLQPYLQDNGQWCPTVAYAPSPEYISDAWEQYRKGELPDATPTYLYIPSMVDSSLAPEGKHSATIFTPYFPTGLDADENRSWKEQYADTCVKIFDTYAPGFADSVTNRVVFSNRYFGSTFSAHAGDYAHGLLQPNQLWTGRVVEGADKFATPVDGLYLCGQCTHPGPGVTGIPGWNGAEAALKRLNARVGQA
- a CDS encoding SRPBCC family protein; the protein is MFNEDSIAIDAAPQLVWDVFTDVEHWPEWTASVTSLVGLDGPDLAVGRRFAIKQPGMQKLVWRVTEIDPGRSWTWVQRSPGVLVTARHHVTASGGRTLVRQQLDQSGPLGALVGRLMVKKTKRFLELEAQGLKARSEQLSRANGPHP